In Deltaproteobacteria bacterium, a genomic segment contains:
- a CDS encoding adenylate/guanylate cyclase domain-containing protein: MARLTASQRAKLPDRAFAYVDAKGRRRLPIHDEAHVRNALARFERVAFEDDASRERARKRLLTAAKKFKLMPVGFIAGQLRTEKAARASATASLPRGVVTFLMSDIEGSTRLLRSLGSAYSSLLSEVRRIHRREVRAAGGHEVDARADEYFASFEQPAAAIEAAVAIQRRLGERRAWREGLVRVRMGLHLGEPALTEEGYVDLSVHAVARICRVGSGGEVLVSKDVRDQLAGVRPASVRLSSIGAHRLPGLPDPITLFRVRAKGLAETAPSRARGRVAARNRGRRGRSSARAD, encoded by the coding sequence ATGGCGCGATTGACCGCCTCACAACGCGCGAAGCTCCCCGACAGAGCATTCGCCTACGTGGATGCGAAGGGTCGCCGGCGCTTGCCGATCCACGACGAAGCACACGTCCGCAACGCACTCGCGCGCTTCGAGCGAGTGGCTTTCGAAGACGACGCTTCGCGCGAGCGAGCGCGCAAGCGGCTGCTCACGGCGGCCAAGAAGTTCAAGCTCATGCCGGTCGGGTTCATCGCCGGACAGTTGCGAACCGAGAAGGCCGCGCGTGCGTCCGCCACGGCGAGTCTTCCGCGCGGCGTCGTGACGTTCTTGATGAGCGACATCGAGGGCTCGACGCGGTTGCTTCGGTCGCTCGGCAGCGCGTACTCGAGCTTGCTCAGCGAGGTGCGCAGGATTCATCGCCGCGAAGTGCGCGCAGCGGGCGGCCACGAGGTCGATGCGCGCGCCGACGAGTACTTCGCGAGCTTCGAGCAACCGGCGGCGGCCATCGAGGCTGCAGTCGCGATTCAGCGCCGGCTCGGCGAGCGGCGCGCTTGGCGAGAAGGGCTCGTGCGCGTGCGCATGGGGCTCCATTTGGGCGAACCCGCGCTGACTGAGGAGGGTTACGTGGATCTGTCGGTCCACGCGGTCGCGCGTATCTGCCGAGTGGGGAGTGGCGGCGAAGTGCTCGTCTCGAAGGACGTGCGCGATCAACTCGCGGGAGTCCGGCCCGCGAGCGTTCGCCTCTCGAGCATCGGCGCGCACCGGCTGCCGGGCTTGCCCGACCCGATCACTCTGTTTCGTGTGCGCGCGAAGGGGCTCGCGGAGACTGCGCCGAGCCGCGCGCGTGGCCGCGTCGCAGCGCGCAACCGAGGGCGGCGCGGCCGCTCCTCGGCGCGCGCTGACTGA
- a CDS encoding cytochrome P450, protein MSRLASLNPLDPAVVENPYEFFRVLREEAPVYQVPGLGFFIVTRYDLLLEVLGDQERFSSRSGPGVGGNANPPEELIAIMRKGYPPVDTLLSADPPEHTRYRSLVARAFSGRAVARMEAYVRSVAKELAMGVKHAGEMNVPPQFGVLLPLTVIADQLGVPRKDMPLFKKWSDDSVAPLGGMITKERALECAQSIVDLQHYFAAKIEERRKKAEDDILSDLVDARLDGVEPLNVSEMLSILQQFLVAGNETTANLIATLVMLLIQNPDQQKLVRDDPSLIPNMVEEGLRIEAPVQTLFRMAKCDTEVGGVAIPQGARIAVSYAAANRDPAVFADPDRFDVTRKNAREHLSFGRGEHFCPGASLARKEAQIAFETLFDSTKNWRFSAGKNDFRHVPSFTLRGLEKLWIQYEAA, encoded by the coding sequence ATGTCACGTCTCGCGTCGCTGAATCCGCTCGATCCGGCCGTCGTGGAGAACCCGTACGAGTTCTTCCGCGTGCTGCGCGAGGAGGCGCCGGTTTATCAGGTGCCCGGCCTCGGGTTCTTCATCGTCACGCGCTACGACTTGTTATTGGAGGTGCTCGGCGACCAAGAGCGCTTCTCTTCGCGCTCGGGACCGGGCGTGGGCGGCAATGCGAATCCGCCGGAAGAGCTGATCGCGATCATGCGCAAGGGCTACCCGCCGGTGGACACGCTGCTGAGCGCCGACCCGCCGGAGCACACGCGCTACCGCTCGCTGGTGGCGCGCGCGTTCTCGGGCCGCGCGGTCGCCCGCATGGAGGCGTACGTGCGCAGCGTCGCGAAGGAGCTCGCGATGGGCGTGAAGCACGCGGGCGAGATGAACGTGCCGCCGCAGTTCGGCGTGCTGCTGCCGCTCACGGTGATCGCGGACCAGCTCGGCGTGCCGCGCAAGGACATGCCGCTCTTCAAGAAGTGGAGCGACGACTCGGTGGCGCCGCTGGGCGGCATGATCACGAAGGAGCGCGCGCTCGAGTGCGCGCAGTCGATCGTCGATCTGCAGCACTACTTCGCGGCCAAGATCGAAGAGCGCAGGAAGAAGGCCGAGGACGACATCCTGAGCGATCTCGTGGACGCGCGGCTCGACGGGGTCGAGCCGCTGAACGTGTCCGAGATGCTCTCGATCCTGCAGCAGTTCCTCGTGGCCGGGAACGAGACGACCGCGAACCTGATCGCCACGCTCGTGATGCTGCTGATCCAGAACCCCGACCAGCAAAAGCTCGTGCGCGACGACCCCTCGCTGATTCCGAACATGGTCGAGGAGGGCCTGCGCATCGAGGCGCCGGTGCAGACGCTGTTCCGCATGGCGAAGTGCGACACCGAAGTGGGCGGCGTCGCGATTCCGCAGGGCGCGCGCATCGCGGTGAGCTACGCGGCGGCGAACCGCGACCCGGCGGTGTTCGCGGACCCCGATCGCTTCGACGTCACGCGCAAGAACGCGCGCGAGCACCTCTCGTTCGGACGCGGCGAGCACTTCTGCCCCGGCGCGTCGCTCGCGCGCAAAGAGGCGCAGATCGCGTTCGAGACGCTCTTCGACAGCACGAAGAACTGGCGCTTCTCCGCCGGCAAGAACGACTTCCGCCACGTTCCGAGCTTCACGCTGCGCGGGCTCGAGAAGCTGTGGATTCAGTACGAGGCCGCGTGA
- a CDS encoding zf-TFIIB domain-containing protein: MARRHEHGVELDACATCGIWFDRGELEAHREQRAHNAGERRAQLHFEATLAASPGACPRCNGTALESGRAAAMVLARCPACRGIWVPIQQRADGASDGAWHWLDLLTGPLDAADAAAGLLDLLSGIDL; encoded by the coding sequence ATGGCGCGGCGGCACGAGCACGGCGTCGAGCTCGATGCGTGCGCGACCTGCGGCATCTGGTTCGATCGCGGCGAGCTGGAGGCGCATCGCGAGCAGCGCGCGCACAATGCGGGTGAACGCCGCGCGCAGCTCCACTTCGAGGCGACCCTCGCCGCGTCGCCCGGTGCCTGTCCGCGTTGCAACGGCACCGCGCTCGAGTCAGGCCGCGCAGCCGCGATGGTGCTCGCGCGCTGCCCTGCTTGTCGCGGCATCTGGGTGCCCATTCAGCAGCGCGCGGACGGTGCTTCGGACGGCGCGTGGCACTGGCTCGACCTGCTGACCGGCCCGCTCGATGCTGCCGATGCCGCTGCGGGCTTGCTCGATCTGCTGAGTGGCATCGATCTCTGA
- a CDS encoding BrnT family toxin: MRRSGGSCRCSRIAAPSRRISAASRSRERSRGCYWREPGRAGASSFESSRWQRVLVVIHTNRGELVRIISARPATSHERRHHEEG; encoded by the coding sequence GTGCGGCGCTCGGGCGGCTCGTGTCGGTGTTCGCGGATCGCAGCACCGAGCCGAAGAATCTCGGCGGCATCGCGTTCGAGGGAGCGATCGCGGGGTTGTTATTGGCGTGAGCCAGGGCGCGCGGGAGCGTCTAGTTTCGAATCGTCGCGCTGGCAGCGAGTGTTGGTCGTGATCCACACGAACCGCGGGGAACTAGTTCGCATCATCAGCGCACGCCCCGCCACATCGCATGAGCGACGCCACCATGAAGAAGGCTAA
- a CDS encoding DUF4345 family protein — MAVVSPASAAAFTSMSPVGKLGVSEIRATYGGFFLALGAYAMWSQHEAAFAAAGIAWAGAALGRLVSVFADRSTEPKNLGGIAFEGAIAGLLLA; from the coding sequence ATGGCGGTCGTGAGCCCGGCCTCCGCGGCCGCGTTCACGAGCATGTCGCCCGTCGGCAAGCTCGGCGTCTCCGAGATACGCGCCACCTACGGCGGCTTCTTCCTCGCGCTCGGCGCGTACGCGATGTGGTCGCAGCACGAAGCCGCGTTCGCGGCTGCGGGCATCGCGTGGGCGGGTGCGGCGCTCGGGCGGCTCGTGTCGGTGTTCGCGGATCGCAGCACCGAGCCGAAGAATCTCGGCGGCATCGCGTTCGAGGGAGCGATCGCGGGGTTGTTATTGGCGTGA
- a CDS encoding amidohydrolase family protein: MAQLPYEIFDGDNHYYEAEDAFTRHMDRKMRRRCMDWAVVNGRKELLVAGAVNRFIPNPTFDPVARPGCLDDYYQGKNKGGLSIKDAFGALEPIHVEYRDRDARVRVMKQQGLAGALFFPTLGVGMEEALSDDPPAVSAAFNAFNEWLHEDWGYAHKEMIFAAPYISLMDRENAIAQLERALARDVRVIVMRPAPVRLPGISRSLADPYYDPFWARVNESGITVAMHGGDSGYGRYFADWGEGGDIESFKGSAWKSVVGGTRAPFDTMAALVCHGLFHRFPRIRVCSIEMGANWVPWLIQSFKRAYGISPKEFAEDPVETFKRHVWISPFHEDDVANLRDLIGADRLLLGSDWPHAEGLANPIDFVRELGAFSAAEQKLVMRDNCAGLVKRA, from the coding sequence ATGGCCCAGCTTCCCTACGAGATCTTCGACGGCGACAACCACTACTACGAGGCCGAGGACGCCTTCACCCGCCACATGGACCGCAAGATGCGGCGGCGCTGCATGGACTGGGCGGTGGTGAACGGGCGCAAGGAGCTGCTCGTGGCGGGCGCCGTCAACCGCTTCATCCCGAACCCGACGTTCGATCCCGTCGCGCGCCCCGGCTGCCTCGACGACTACTACCAGGGCAAGAACAAGGGCGGCCTCTCGATCAAGGACGCCTTCGGCGCGCTCGAGCCGATCCACGTCGAGTACCGCGACCGCGACGCGCGCGTGAGAGTGATGAAGCAGCAAGGGCTCGCCGGCGCGCTCTTCTTCCCCACGCTCGGCGTGGGCATGGAAGAGGCGCTGAGCGACGACCCGCCCGCCGTCTCCGCCGCGTTCAACGCCTTCAACGAGTGGCTCCACGAAGACTGGGGCTACGCGCACAAGGAGATGATCTTCGCGGCGCCGTACATCTCGCTGATGGACCGCGAGAACGCGATCGCGCAGCTCGAGCGCGCGCTCGCGCGCGACGTGCGCGTGATCGTGATGCGCCCCGCGCCGGTGCGGCTGCCCGGCATCTCGCGCTCGCTCGCGGATCCGTACTACGACCCGTTCTGGGCGCGCGTCAACGAGAGCGGCATCACCGTCGCGATGCACGGCGGCGACTCCGGCTACGGCCGCTACTTCGCGGACTGGGGCGAGGGCGGCGACATCGAGTCGTTCAAGGGCAGCGCCTGGAAGAGCGTCGTCGGCGGCACGCGCGCGCCCTTCGACACGATGGCGGCGCTCGTCTGCCACGGCCTCTTCCACCGCTTCCCGCGCATCCGCGTGTGCTCGATCGAGATGGGCGCGAACTGGGTGCCGTGGCTGATCCAGAGCTTCAAGCGCGCCTACGGCATCAGCCCGAAGGAGTTCGCCGAGGACCCCGTGGAGACGTTCAAGCGCCACGTCTGGATCTCGCCCTTCCACGAGGACGATGTCGCGAACTTGCGCGACCTGATCGGCGCGGACCGCTTGTTGTTGGGCAGCGACTGGCCGCACGCCGAGGGCCTCGCCAACCCGATCGACTTCGTGCGCGAGCTGGGCGCGTTCTCGGCAGCCGAGCAGAAGCTCGTGATGCGCGACAACTGCGCGGGGCTGGTGAAGCGCGCGTGA
- a CDS encoding GFA family protein: MQTNHEDQLAGGCLCGAIRFRVSAEPITTIICHCSLCRRAAGAPLTAWAMFPRDAFALEVGALATYASSPGVERGFCGRCGTTLSFAADFMPGLIDLTIASFDEPERLPPQLHMWDSKRISWVQLDDDLPRHAELPPFASA; encoded by the coding sequence ATCCAAACGAACCACGAAGACCAACTCGCCGGCGGCTGCCTGTGCGGCGCGATCCGCTTCCGCGTGAGCGCGGAGCCGATCACGACCATCATCTGCCACTGCTCGCTGTGCCGCCGCGCGGCCGGCGCGCCCCTCACGGCTTGGGCGATGTTCCCGCGCGACGCGTTCGCGCTCGAGGTCGGCGCGCTCGCGACCTATGCCTCGTCGCCCGGAGTCGAGCGCGGCTTCTGCGGGCGCTGCGGGACCACGCTTTCGTTCGCCGCGGACTTCATGCCGGGCCTGATCGACCTCACCATCGCGAGCTTCGACGAGCCCGAGCGCCTGCCGCCGCAGCTGCACATGTGGGACAGCAAGCGCATCTCGTGGGTGCAGCTCGACGACGACTTGCCGCGCCATGCGGAGCTGCCGCCGTTCGCGAGCGCTTAG
- a CDS encoding cysteine synthase A: MEIKDGLTGSIGNTPLIRLRKASELTGCTILGKAEFLNPGGSVKDRAALSIILDAEQRGALRPGGLIVEGTAGNTGIGLALVGNARGYRTLIVIPETQSQEKKDALRLAGAKLKEVPAVPFKDPNNYVKVAERLAQELEATEPNGVLYANQWDNLANKDAHHRGTGPEIWRQTEGSVDGFVCAIGTGGTLAGTAAFLKERRREIVTACADPLGAAMYHWFKHGELKSEGSSISEGIGQGRITGNLAGLTLDEAYQVPDAEALPVVFDLLSEEGLCLGGSSGINVAGAIRLARDLGRGKTVVTILCDSGQRYQSKLWNPEFLRGKGLLVPKWLA; this comes from the coding sequence GTGGAAATCAAGGACGGCCTAACAGGTTCGATCGGCAACACGCCGCTGATCCGGCTGCGCAAAGCGTCCGAGCTCACGGGCTGCACGATCCTCGGCAAGGCCGAGTTCCTGAACCCCGGCGGTTCCGTGAAGGACCGGGCGGCGCTGTCGATCATTCTGGACGCGGAGCAGCGCGGCGCGCTGCGGCCAGGCGGACTGATCGTCGAGGGCACCGCGGGCAACACCGGGATCGGTCTCGCGCTGGTGGGCAACGCGCGCGGCTACCGCACGCTGATCGTGATTCCGGAGACGCAGAGCCAGGAGAAGAAGGACGCGCTGCGGCTCGCGGGCGCGAAGCTGAAGGAAGTGCCCGCCGTTCCGTTCAAGGATCCCAACAATTACGTGAAGGTCGCGGAGCGGCTCGCGCAAGAGCTGGAAGCGACCGAGCCGAACGGCGTCCTCTACGCGAACCAGTGGGACAACCTCGCGAACAAAGACGCGCACCACCGCGGCACGGGTCCGGAGATCTGGCGGCAGACCGAGGGCAGCGTCGACGGCTTCGTGTGCGCGATCGGCACCGGCGGCACGCTCGCGGGCACCGCGGCGTTCCTGAAGGAGCGACGCCGCGAAATCGTGACCGCGTGCGCAGACCCCCTCGGCGCTGCGATGTACCACTGGTTCAAGCACGGCGAGCTGAAGAGCGAGGGCAGCTCGATCAGCGAGGGCATCGGACAAGGGCGCATCACCGGAAACCTCGCCGGCCTCACGCTCGACGAGGCGTATCAGGTGCCCGACGCCGAGGCGCTGCCCGTCGTGTTCGACTTGCTCTCGGAAGAGGGCCTCTGCCTGGGAGGCTCTTCCGGCATCAACGTCGCCGGTGCGATCCGGCTCGCGCGCGACCTCGGGCGCGGCAAGACCGTGGTGACGATCCTCTGCGATTCGGGCCAGCGGTATCAGTCGAAGCTGTGGAACCCGGAGTTTCTGCGCGGCAAGGGGCTGCTGGTTCCGAAGTGGCTGGCCTAA
- a CDS encoding Rieske 2Fe-2S domain-containing protein, with translation MSRDDPDSSLTPMLCTRRALLGGIAAASCLAPLPVHAQATNPAAKLRPQPGDQLAFAAGERAGHAIAPSEIVARAEPLVAWPRDAASGLLRDGSRLNQVRLVRLDASALSPRTAPHAADGIVAFAAMCSHAGCDVSGWVAETRELVCPCHGSTFRAEDGAAVTKGPATKPLALLPLRIENGELRVARGFTRKVGFTPV, from the coding sequence GTGAGCAGAGACGATCCGGACAGCTCGCTCACGCCCATGCTCTGTACTCGCCGCGCGCTGCTCGGCGGCATCGCGGCCGCATCGTGCCTCGCGCCGCTGCCCGTGCACGCACAAGCGACGAATCCCGCCGCGAAGCTGCGCCCACAGCCGGGCGATCAGCTCGCGTTCGCAGCGGGCGAGCGAGCGGGGCACGCGATCGCGCCGAGTGAAATCGTCGCGCGCGCGGAGCCGCTCGTCGCGTGGCCGCGCGATGCGGCGAGCGGCTTGTTACGGGACGGCTCGCGCCTCAACCAAGTGCGCCTCGTGCGCCTCGACGCGAGCGCTCTCTCGCCGCGCACGGCGCCGCACGCGGCCGACGGCATCGTCGCGTTCGCCGCGATGTGCAGCCATGCGGGCTGCGACGTGTCGGGCTGGGTCGCGGAGACGCGCGAGCTCGTGTGCCCGTGTCACGGCTCGACGTTTCGCGCGGAGGACGGCGCGGCGGTGACGAAGGGGCCGGCGACCAAGCCGCTCGCGCTGCTGCCCCTGCGCATCGAGAACGGCGAGCTGCGCGTGGCGCGCGGCTTCACGCGCAAGGTCGGCTTCACGCCGGTGTGA
- a CDS encoding PQQ-dependent dehydrogenase, methanol/ethanol family encodes MMRGVFAAVALSSLMTGAAGADDARPYSPVTQARLENPEPRNWLMFRRTFDANGYSPLEKIHTRNVKKLAPAWTFATGLREGHQSPPIVNDGVMFITTPHNHVIALDARTGEQLWRYERELPEDLMQLHPTNRGVALWGERVYMATVDAFLVALDARTGEVVWEQQIEDYTHGYYSTLAPLAVKGKILVGVSGGEMGIRGFVAAFDAESGELAWKTHTIPAPGEPGSDTWPGDTWKTGGVPVWVTGAYDPALGLTYWGAGNGGPWTGDTRPGDNLYSNSTLALDVETGRIVAHHQYHWNDSWDWDEVSTPLLIDYARGGKTIHGLVHPGRNGFLWFLERAKDRIRFVDAQPFVRNDVITKLDPVTGRPDYDLSKKPAVGKPATFCPSLSGGKNWPPAVFSPKTRLLYIPANDNLCATLNPEPATYTPGQIYTGVELMIGSETIDFVLHPEAKDHIGELQAWRVDEKPQQVWEHTFKQHLWGPLLVTGGNLVFAGGTNDRAFRAFDARTGKVLWEQRTSSGVVGVPTTYEVDGVQYVAVLSGWGVDAERIQGALNAKLPKSEQVSVPQGGVLWVFALEK; translated from the coding sequence ATGATGCGAGGAGTGTTCGCTGCGGTCGCGCTGTCGTCCCTAATGACTGGCGCGGCCGGAGCGGACGATGCGCGCCCGTACTCGCCGGTGACGCAGGCGCGCCTCGAGAATCCCGAGCCGCGCAACTGGCTGATGTTCCGGCGCACGTTCGACGCGAACGGCTACAGCCCGCTCGAGAAGATCCACACGCGCAACGTGAAGAAGCTCGCGCCGGCGTGGACGTTCGCGACGGGCCTGCGCGAGGGGCATCAGTCGCCGCCGATCGTGAACGACGGCGTCATGTTCATCACCACGCCGCACAACCACGTGATCGCGCTCGACGCGCGCACCGGCGAGCAGCTCTGGCGCTACGAGCGCGAGCTGCCCGAAGACCTGATGCAGCTGCACCCGACGAACCGCGGCGTCGCGCTGTGGGGCGAGCGCGTCTACATGGCGACGGTCGACGCGTTTCTGGTGGCGCTCGACGCGCGCACCGGCGAAGTCGTGTGGGAGCAGCAGATCGAGGACTACACGCACGGTTATTACTCGACGCTCGCGCCGCTCGCGGTGAAGGGGAAGATTCTCGTCGGCGTCTCTGGCGGCGAGATGGGCATCCGCGGCTTCGTCGCCGCGTTCGACGCCGAGAGCGGCGAGCTCGCGTGGAAGACGCACACGATTCCCGCGCCCGGCGAGCCCGGCAGCGACACGTGGCCCGGCGACACCTGGAAGACCGGCGGCGTGCCGGTGTGGGTCACGGGCGCGTACGACCCGGCGCTCGGCCTGACTTATTGGGGCGCCGGCAATGGCGGCCCGTGGACGGGCGACACGCGCCCCGGCGACAACCTCTACTCGAACTCGACGCTCGCGCTCGACGTCGAGACGGGCCGCATCGTCGCGCACCACCAATACCACTGGAACGATTCGTGGGACTGGGACGAAGTCTCGACGCCGCTGCTGATCGACTACGCGCGCGGCGGCAAGACGATCCACGGCCTCGTGCATCCCGGCCGCAACGGCTTCCTCTGGTTCCTCGAGCGCGCGAAGGACCGCATCCGCTTCGTCGACGCGCAGCCGTTCGTGCGCAACGACGTGATCACGAAGCTCGATCCCGTAACAGGTCGCCCCGATTACGACCTCAGCAAGAAGCCCGCGGTGGGGAAGCCCGCGACGTTCTGCCCCTCGCTCTCGGGCGGGAAGAATTGGCCGCCCGCGGTGTTCAGCCCGAAGACGCGCCTGCTCTACATCCCCGCGAACGACAATCTGTGCGCGACGCTGAATCCCGAGCCCGCGACCTACACGCCCGGGCAGATCTACACCGGCGTCGAGCTGATGATCGGCAGCGAGACGATCGACTTCGTGCTGCACCCCGAAGCGAAGGACCACATCGGCGAGCTGCAGGCGTGGCGCGTCGACGAGAAGCCGCAGCAAGTCTGGGAGCACACGTTCAAGCAGCACCTGTGGGGTCCGCTGCTCGTCACGGGCGGCAACCTCGTGTTCGCCGGCGGCACCAACGACCGCGCCTTCCGCGCGTTCGACGCGCGCACGGGCAAAGTGCTCTGGGAGCAGCGCACGAGCTCGGGCGTCGTGGGCGTGCCCACCACGTACGAGGTGGACGGCGTGCAGTACGTGGCGGTGCTGTCGGGCTGGGGCGTCGACGCGGAGCGCATCCAGGGCGCGCTCAACGCCAAGCTCCCGAAGAGCGAGCAGGTGAGCGTGCCGCAGGGCGGCGTGCTCTGGGTGTTTGCACTCGAGAAGTGA
- a CDS encoding SDR family oxidoreductase, which yields MAEVAVVTGANSGIGRATAIHLAKQGMRVLGTVRSEGKAEKLNAMAKQAGASVELVVMDVASDESVQRGFEEIHARAGRVDHLVNNAGVGGNAVAEECTVALYHDVMNVNLYGAVRCIHAVLPQMRARRSGTIVNVSSVVGKIAAIGQQPYFTSKWALEGMSEGLAQEVAPFGIRVAIVEPGLTKSAIFAKNIDGPNKTGAYDAHYRRLFQFYAVGIANATDPFEVGAVVHRAITTREPQLRYAVSWGAREMIEGRARMSDREWIALGAIEDDTAYYDAFEKHFGVRIHP from the coding sequence ATGGCGGAAGTCGCAGTTGTTACGGGCGCGAACTCCGGGATCGGGCGCGCGACCGCGATTCATCTCGCGAAGCAGGGCATGCGCGTGCTCGGCACGGTGCGCTCGGAGGGCAAGGCCGAGAAGCTGAACGCGATGGCGAAGCAGGCCGGCGCGAGCGTCGAGCTCGTGGTGATGGACGTTGCGAGCGACGAGTCAGTCCAGCGCGGCTTCGAGGAGATCCACGCGCGCGCGGGCCGCGTCGATCACCTCGTGAACAACGCGGGTGTCGGCGGCAACGCGGTGGCCGAGGAGTGCACGGTCGCGCTCTATCACGACGTGATGAACGTGAACCTCTACGGCGCCGTGCGCTGCATCCACGCCGTGCTCCCGCAGATGCGCGCGCGCAGGAGCGGCACGATCGTGAACGTGTCGTCCGTGGTGGGGAAGATCGCGGCGATCGGGCAGCAGCCGTACTTCACCTCGAAGTGGGCGCTCGAGGGCATGAGCGAGGGGCTCGCGCAGGAGGTCGCGCCGTTCGGCATCCGCGTCGCGATCGTGGAGCCGGGCCTCACCAAGAGCGCGATCTTCGCGAAGAACATCGACGGCCCTAACAAGACCGGCGCCTACGACGCGCACTACCGCCGGCTGTTCCAGTTCTACGCCGTCGGCATCGCCAACGCGACCGACCCCTTCGAGGTCGGCGCGGTCGTGCACCGCGCGATCACCACGCGCGAGCCGCAGCTCCGCTACGCCGTCTCCTGGGGCGCGCGCGAGATGATCGAGGGCCGCGCGCGCATGAGCGATCGCGAGTGGATCGCGCTCGGGGCGATCGAGGACGACACGGCTTACTACGACGCATTCGAGAAGCACTTCGGGGTGAGGATTCACCCTTGA
- a CDS encoding ribbon-helix-helix protein, CopG family, protein MGKPAAKIAISIPHPLYKELEKARRASRKTRSAILQEALHEWLQREVRAGLVRDYEAGYGAKPETRAEVEAALAAAMGVFAKDEEW, encoded by the coding sequence ATGGGGAAGCCCGCCGCGAAGATCGCGATCAGCATTCCGCATCCGCTCTACAAGGAGCTCGAAAAGGCGCGCCGTGCATCGCGGAAGACGCGCAGCGCAATCCTCCAGGAGGCGCTGCACGAGTGGCTGCAGCGCGAGGTACGTGCCGGCCTCGTGCGCGACTACGAGGCGGGATACGGCGCGAAGCCTGAAACGCGCGCCGAGGTCGAGGCCGCGCTCGCGGCAGCGATGGGCGTCTTCGCCAAAGACGAAGAGTGGTAG
- a CDS encoding type II toxin-antitoxin system PemK/MazF family toxin, with product MRRGEVWWAELPAPVGRRPVVLLSRNEAYAVRELVIVAPVTTRARRIPSEVELALEDGMPRRCVVNLDTLTTIPKAALSTRLAVLTPPKLAAVERALKFAVGLV from the coding sequence ATGCGCCGCGGCGAAGTCTGGTGGGCGGAGCTGCCGGCGCCTGTGGGCCGGCGTCCCGTCGTGCTCCTCTCCCGCAACGAGGCGTACGCGGTGCGCGAGCTCGTGATCGTCGCGCCCGTGACGACGCGAGCGCGCAGGATTCCCTCGGAGGTCGAGCTCGCGCTCGAGGACGGCATGCCGCGGCGCTGCGTCGTGAACCTCGACACGCTGACGACGATTCCAAAGGCGGCATTGTCCACGCGGCTCGCTGTGCTGACGCCGCCCAAGCTCGCGGCGGTCGAGCGCGCCCTGAAGTTCGCGGTCGGGCTCGTGTGA